A window from Calliopsis andreniformis isolate RMS-2024a chromosome 5, iyCalAndr_principal, whole genome shotgun sequence encodes these proteins:
- the Aop gene encoding ETS variant transcription factor anterior open, whose translation MKLLPTIQLPQLPPVSAGGGMTGMDSRLPPGISLPFSPTELLWRYGPAMNFPPTHPPPSPFLDFKTHLPASLASDPRLWSREDVATFLRWAEREFDLPQFDMDMFQMNGKALCLLTKADLGERCPGAGDVLHNVLSMLARDFNQLQRCLPSSPVTPTRPSAYPLSPHSHPPTPTWTENPYTANLASLMSANSVTLSPAPSVDSQAGSPGHTEGTQSQVYKSDSDEDNQQAATGSPPATPTALAAQRLSEVCVKDQPSPTLTQPMMPLTPGAFRTNAANAAREFFPSDSPEPNTNGRLLWDFLQQLLNDPSQRYTHYIAWKSRETGVFKIVDPPGLARLWGIQKNHLSMNYDKMSRALRYYYRVNILRKVQGERHCYQFLRNPTELKNIKNISLLRQQMRIKSEPEEEGGSGVEPEIDMPTDLSMSSMSQPAADQQQHQQQQQQQPSQQQPLPLHDPPTKYRSHAYNLVKTNQESEERK comes from the exons ATGAAATTGCTGCCAACGATTCAACTACCGCAATTACCGCCGGTTTCGGCCGGGGGTGGAATGACGGGGATGGACTCTCGGCTACCACCAGGCATATCTTTGCCCTTCAGCCCCACGGAGCTGCTCTGGCGATACGGTCCAGCCATGAACTTTCCGCCCACTCACCCCCCGCCCAGCCCTTTTCTTGACTTCAAGACTCACCTGCCAGCGAGTTTAG CGTCCGACCCGCGGCTATGGTCCCGCGAGGACGTGGCGACGTTTCTGCGATGGGCCGAGCGGGAGTTCGACCTACCCCAATTCGACATGGACATGTTCCAAATGAACGGGAAGGCCCTTTGCCTGTTGACGAAGGCGGACCTGGGCGAGAGGTGTCCAGGCGCCGGCGACGTGTTGCACAACGTGCTCTCCATGCTTGCCAGGGACTTTAACCAGCTCCAAAGGTGCCTACCCAGTAGTCCAGTGACCCCCACGAGGCCCTCCGCGTACCCCCTAAGCCCCCACTCTCATCCACCGACTCCGACATGGACGGAGAACCCGTACACAGCGAACCTGGCCTCGTTAATGTCCGCGAATTCGGTGACGTTATCCCCCGCGCCGTCGGTCGACAGCCAGGCTGGCTCCCCAGGGCACACGGAGGGAACGCAGAGCCAAGTTTACAAGAGCGACTCGGATGAGGACAATCAGCAGGCAGCTACCGGAAGCCCACCAGCCACGCCGACCGCTCTCGCGGCCCAGAGGCTAAGCGAAGTTTGCGTCAAGGACCAGCCCAGCCCTACGCTAACGCAACCCATGATGCCTCTGACGCCTGGTGCCTTCAGGACGAACGCCGCCAACGCTGCTAGGGAGTTCTTCCCTAGCGACTCGCCGGAGCCCAATACGA ATGGTAGACTTCTATGGGATTTCCTTCAGCAACTTCTGAATGACCCTTCGCAACGATATACACATTACATCGCGTGGAAAAGCAGGGAAACAGGTGTGTTCAAAATTGTCGATCCTCCTGGACTGGCCAGGCTCTGGGGCATCCAGAAGAATCATCTCTCCATGAACTACGATAAAATGAGCAGAGCTCTTCGATATTACTATCGCGTGAACATCCTACGGAAGGTTCAAGGAGAACGGCACTGTTACCA GTTTCTGCGGAACCCAACAGAGCTGAAAAACATAAAGAACATATCTCTGCTGCGTCAGCAAATGCGGATAAAGTCAGAGCCGGAAGAAGAAGGAGGAAGTGGCGTCGAGCCGGAAATCGATATGCCAACGGACCTTTCGATGTCCAGCATGAGTCAACCAGCCGCTGATCAGCAGCAGcaccagcaacagcaacaacagcagccATCGCAACAGCAACCTCTACCTCTGCACGACCCGCCCACCAAGTACAGAAGTCACGCGTACAATCTCGTCAAAACTAATCAGGAGTCAGAAGAGAGGAAGTGA
- the Mtssb gene encoding mitochondrial single stranded DNA-binding protein: protein MFRQVIPKVLQNILPVNNVRTCTNVTDMALEKTVNQVTLLGRVGGDPQQRGNQDHPVVLFSVATHTNYKYMNGDFMQRTEWHKVCVFKPSLRELVVNYLTKGQRVMVRGKLSYGEFKDEEGKMKSTTAVIADEVIFLQKPDKQ from the exons ATGTTTCGACAA GTTATACCAAAGGTGTTACAAAATATTCTTCCAGTTAATAATGTGCGAACATGTACAAATGTCACAGATATGGCACTAGAAAAAA CTGTAAATCAAGTTACATTATTGGGAAGAGTGGGAGGTGATCCACAGCAAAGGGGTAACCAGGATCATCCTGTTGTTCTATTTTCTGTTGCCACACAtactaattataaatatatgaaTG GAGACTTCATGCAGCGAACAGAATGGCACAAGGTATGCGTCTTTAAGCCCAGTCTTCGCGAATTGGTTGTAAACTATTTAACAAAGGGCCAAAGAGTAATGGTACGTGGAAAACTGAGCTACGGTGAATTCAAAGACGAAGAAGGCAAAATGAAATCGACCACAGCAGTAATCGCGGACGAGGTTATATTTCTCCAGAAGCCAGATAAGCAGTAG